A region from the Aegilops tauschii subsp. strangulata cultivar AL8/78 chromosome 5, Aet v6.0, whole genome shotgun sequence genome encodes:
- the LOC109787073 gene encoding ATP-dependent RNA helicase DEAH12, chloroplastic, whose amino-acid sequence MARSHADRPFRPPDRGPLPPHRSQQHRQPHPQSAAILLLRAGPDFSSPPATEVDALVAGLRPDSLSVFSSGRHAARLLFRSLPAAAAAARDLWSLRLEGRHLLTPYLPDAALAAKAFPLISSLFASHASRLLDSDLVSRLAARSSQLAASVQSVKHRLRVRRSNLRDFDQLNLQRKTLEADKDLLDAKIAEYKAAMMSIRRAMLSGTDEEEEGVDLFGIVEGDDVDFARVHTMMLRECRRLNEGLPIYAYRRKILNHIFANQVMILIGETGSGKSTQLVQYLADSGLAANGSIVCTQPRKIAAITLARRVDEESNGCYADNFVSSCSTFSGSRGFSSEIIFGTDSYLLHHCMNDTGLDGVSYIIVDEAHERSLNTDLLLALIKKELLDRVDLRLIIMSATADANRLAEYFYGCQTFHVKGRNFPVEIKYIPDVSVDASFNTVPNSLNDACATASYVNDVVRVVSVIHKNEEEGAILAFLTSQLEVEWACENFSDASAVVLPMHGKLSHVEQSRVFNSYPGKRKVIFCTNMAETSLTIKEVKYVVDPGLAKESRFVPSSGLNVLKVNWISQSSANQRAGRAGRTGAGKCYRLYSESHFRMMEVHQEPEIRKVHLGTAVLRILALGVRDAQNFEFVDAPNPEAINMALKNLEQLGAVKCKCNLFELTDTGRYLVKLGIEPRLGKIMLDCFDSGLRKEGVILAAVMANSSSIFCRVGTNEEKHKADLQKVRLCHQDGDLFTLLAVYKKWEDGNGNRNMWCWQNSINAKTMRKCQETISELENCLKHELNIIVPSYWCWNPEVPSMHDKLLKRIILSSLTGNLAMFLGHEKFGYQVISTDQAVNLHPSCSLLNYGSKPEWVVFTEILSIPNQYLVCVTAVDHDALYSVHSMSFIHQLEKHKLQIKVISGLGHNLLRRFCGKYGQNQHRIISHLKEECRDDRITVEINFKNNEVVLFATRQDIEKVFCIVNGALECEAKMLRNECLERRLFPGRPGSSPLALFGSGAEIKHLELGKRYLTVEVLHQNAHDINDKELIFLVGSLIPGVANFHKSAGNFRMASDETKWGKLTFLKPEDAEEAVLKLNGIEFHGSSLKVVPVCSSDNRGLPFPAVRARLSWPCNPSRGRAFGTRLLRPREAPIIGPSVSACEEALIREISSFMPNKSFPGQNFRVEVFPPEENNSMMRATITFDGSLHREAARALDHLEGSFLPCCQPWQMIRCKHVFHSTLSCPLHVYNVISQEVNSLLESFRSQKGVSYNFEKTDNGIFRLKLTANATKTIADLRRPLEILMKGNTINHPDLTISAVQLLMSHDGVVHLKSIEQETGTYILYDRQSLNIKVFGHQDQMATAETKLVHALTELLEKKPLEISLRGHNLPPDLMKKTVENFGVDLEGLKKEMPAVNVELHKQRHLLKVWGSKEDKRRVEGMISELITSVKQNALVQLPSGSVGGSKDKQRVDDNELAQDACPICLCETEDPFELESCGHMFCWACLVDQCESAMKSHDGFPVCCLKTGCKKPFLIVDLKHLVSNEKLEDLFRASLRTFVESRAGMYRFCPTPDCQSIYQVAAPDAETKPFVCGACYVEICTKCHLEYHPFMSCEAYKQYKEDPDATLLEWRRGKENVKNCPSCGYTIEKSEGCNHVECRCGSHICWACLANFRSSEECYGHLRSAHQSFVDIV is encoded by the exons ATGGCTCGATCTCACGCCGACCGCCCCTTCCGCCCGCCGGATCGGGGTCCGCTACCGCCGCACCGCTCACAGCAGCACCGCCAACCGCACCCGCAGTCCGCCGCGATCCTCCTCCTTCGCGCGGGCCCCGATTTCTCCTCCCCGCCCGCAACGGAGGTCGACGCGCTCGTCGCCGGCCTCCGCCCCGACAGCCTCTCCGTCTTCTCCTCCGGCCGCCACGCCGCTCGCCTCCTCTTCCGCTCCCTCCCTGCGGCCGCGGCCGCCGCGCGTGACCTCTGGTCGCTCCGCCTCGAGGGTCGCCACCTCCTCACCCCGTACCTCCCCGACGCCGCCCTCGCCGCGAAGGCATTCCCCCTAATCTCCTCGCTCTTCGCCTCCCACGCCTCCCGCCTCCTCGACTCCGACCTCGTTTCCCGTTTAGCCGCCCGCTCATCTCAGCTCGCAGCCTCCGTCCAGTCTGTCAAGCACCGCCTGCGCGTCCGCCGCAGTAACCTCCGTGACTTCGATCAGCTAAATCTCCAGAGGAAAACGCTGGAGGCTGACAAGGATTTGTTAGACGCTAAAATTGCCGAGTATAAAGCAGCAATGATGTCGATACGTCGTGCGATGCTAAGTGGGACGGATGAAGAGGAGGAGGGGGTTGATCTGTTTGGGATTGTGGAAGGTGATGATGTGGATTTTGCGAGGGTGCACACGATGATGCTGCGCGAGTGCAGGCGGCTCAACGAGGGACTACCAATCTATGCATACCGTAGAAAAATTCTCAATCACATATTCGCTAACCAG GTTATGATCTTAATTGGAGAAACTGGTTCTGGGAAAAGCACACAATTGGTTCAGTATCTTGCTGACTCAGGTCTTGCTGCCAACGGTTCAATTGTCTGTACCCAACCTCGAAAAATTGCTGCTATAACGTTGGCACGTAGAGTAGATGAAGAAAGCAATGGCTGCTATGCAGACAATTTTGTGTCGTCATGTTCAACCTTTTCCGGTTCTCGGGGCTTCAGTTCAGAGATCATATTTGGCACAGATAGTTATCTTTTACATCACTGCATGAACGATACGGGCCTGGATGGCGTTTCATACATTATTGTTGATGAAGCTCATGAAAGAAGCTTGAACACTGATCTTCTCTTAGCTTTGATAAAGAAGGAGCTGCTTGATAGGGTGGATTTGCGACTCATTATAATGTCTGCCACTGCTGATGCTAATAGACTAGCTGAATACTTTTATGGCTGTCAAACATTCCATGTTAAAGGGCGAAATTTTCCTGTTGAAATTAAATATATCCCAGATGTATCAGTGGATGCTTCCTTCAATACTGTACCGAACTCTCTgaatgatgcttgtgctactgcTTCCTATGTCAATGATGTTGTAAGGGTGGTAAGTGTGATTCACAAGAATGAAGAAGAGGGTGCCATACTTGCTTTTTTGACATCTCAACTGGAAGTTGAGTGGGCCTGTGAAAACTTCAGCGATGCAAGTGCTGTGGTACTTCCTATGCATGGAAAGCTTTCCCATGTAGAACAGAGTCGTGTTTTCAACAGCTATCCCGGTAAGAGAAAAGTTATCTTCTGCACGAATATGGCTGAAACGTCACTGACCATCAAAGAAGTGAAGTATGTTGTTGATCCTGGACTGGCCAAGGAGAGCAGATTTGTGCCTAGTAGTGGTCTCAATGTGCTGAAAGTAAATTGGATTTCCCAAAGTTCCGCTAATCAACGTGCTGGCCGGGCCGGTCGAACAGGAGCAGGGAAGTGTTACAGGCTTTACTCTGAATCTCACTTCAGAATGATGGAAGTACATCAAGAACCTGAAATCCGGAAAGTTCATCTTGGCACTGCTGTTCTGAGAATACTTGCTTTGGGTGTTAGGGATGCACAGAATTTTGAGTTTGTTGATGCCCCAAATCCAGAAGCAATCAATATGGCTTTGAAGAACCTTGAACAATTGGGTGCTGTCAAATGTAAATGTAATTTGTTTGAGCTGACTGATACTGGACGCTACCTGGTCAAATTGGGAATTGAGCCAAGGCTTGGCAAAATTATGCTTGATTGCTTTGATTCTGGTTTGAGGAAGGAAGGTGTAATTCTAGCTGCTGTTATGGCAAATTCTAGCAGCATATTTTGTAGAGTGGGCACTAATGAGGAGAAACATAAAGCTGACCTTCAGAAGGTCCGATTGTGTCACCAAGATGGAGATCTCTTCACTTTACTCGCTGTTTATAAAAAATGGGAGGATGGGAATGGAAACAGGAATATGTGGTGCTGGCAGAACAGCATCAACGCCAAGACCATGAGGAAGTGCCAGGAAACTATATCAGAGCTTGAAAATTGTCTAAAGCATGAACTCAACATTATTGTCCCAAGTTATTGGTGTTGGAATCCTGAGGTTCCTTCTATGCATGATAAGTTGCTAAAGAGAATTATTCTATCATCTCTTACAGGCAATCTTGCTATGTTTTTAGGACATGAAAAGTTTGGTTACCAGGTGATTTCGACAGATCAGGCTGTGAACCTTCATCCCTCATGCTCATTGCTCAATTATGGCAGCAAGCCAGAGTGGGTGGTGTTTACAGAAATCTTATCAATCCCAAATCAGTATTTGGTATGTGTAACTGCTGTTGATCATGATGCGTTGTATTCAGTTCATTCCATGTCCTTCATTCATCAACTGGAGAAACATAAACTGCAGATAAAAGTGATTAGTGGGCTTGGTCATAATTTATTGCGAAGATTTTGTGGCAAATATGGCCAAAATCAACACAGGATTATCTCACATCTCAAGGAAGAATGCAGGGATGACCGAATAACAGTCGAAATTAACTTCAAAAACAATGAAGTTGTGTTATTTGCTACAAGGCAGGACATAGAAAAGGTCTTTTGCATTGTTAACGGTGCTTTGGAGTGTGAAGCTAAGATGTTGAGGAATGAGTGCCTCGAGAGAAGATTATTTCCTGGGAGGCCTGGCAGTTCTCCTCTTGCATTGTTTGGCTCGGGTGCTGAAATCAAGCATTTGGAACTTGGGAAGAGGTATCTAACAGTAGAGGTTCTCCATCAAAATGCTCATGATATCAATGACAAGGAGCTTATTTTTTTGGTGGGCAGTCTGATCCCCGGTGTCGCTAATTTTCATAAATCAGCTGGGAACTTTCGGATGGCCTCAGATGAAACTAAATGGGGGAAGCTTACATTCCTCAAACCTGAAGATGCTGAAGAAGCTGTGTTAAAATTGAACGGAATAGAGTTTCATGGTTCCTCATTAAAAGTGGTTCCAGTATGTTCTTCTGATAATCGAGGATTACCATTTCCTGCGGTAAGAGCTAGACTATCATGGCCATGTAACCCAAGCAGGGGGCGTGCATTTGGGACCCGTTTGCTCAGGCCCAGGGAAGCACCCATAATTGGCCCTTCTGTTTCTGCATGTGAAGAAGCGCTGATTAGAGAAATTTCTTCGTTCATGCCAAACAAGAGTTTTCCTGGACAAAATTTCCGCGTTGAAGTCTTCCCTCCAGAGGAAAACAATTCAATGATGAGAGCAACTATAACTTTTGATGGAAGTCTTCATCGAGAGGCTGCAAGAGCGCTGGACCATCTTGAAGGAAGCTTTCTTCCTTGTTGTCAACCTTGGCAGATGATACGGTGCAAGCATGTATTTCATAGTACTCTGTCCTGCCCATTACATGTTTACAATGTTATCAGCCAGGAAGTTAATTCTCTGCTTGAGAGCTTCCGAAGCCAGAAAG GTGTGTCTTACAATTTCGAAAAGACTGATAATGGTATTTTCCGGTTAAAGCTCACTGCAAATGCCACAAAAACAATAGCAGATTTGAGAAGGCCTCTTGAGATTTTGATGAAAGGCAACACTATAAACCACCCTGACCTGACAATAAGTGCAGTTCAGCTACTTATGTCCCATGATGGTGTAGTACATTTGAAATCTATTGAACAAGAAACTGGTACTTACATTCTTTACGACAGACAAAGTCTGAATATTAAAGTCTTTGGGCACCAAGATCAGATGGCTACAGCAGAGACAAAATTGGTGCACGCACTTACAGAGCTCCTTGAGAAGAAGCCCCTGGAAATTAGTCTTCGTGGCCATAACCTCCCTCCAGACTTGATGAAGAAAACAGTAGAGAACTTTGGAGTTGATCTGGAAGGACTTAAGAAAGAAATGCCTGCAGTAAATGTTGAGTTACATAAACAGCGACATCTACTTAAAGTTTGGGGCAGTAAAGAGGATAAGCGAAGGGTTGAAGGGATGATCTCTGAGCTGATAACCTCTGTTAAACAGAATGCCCTGGTTCAACTTCCGTCAGGGAGTGTTGGAGGAAGTAAGGATAAGCAAAGGGTGGATGACAATGAGCTGGCGCAGGATGCGTGCCCTATTTGCTTGTGTGAGACTGAAGACCCTTTTGAGCTTGAATCATGTGGGCACATGTTTTGTTGGGCTTGCTTAGTGGATCAGTGTGAATCTGCCATGAAATCTCATGATGGGTTCCCTGTTTGCTGCCTGAAAACTGGGTGCAAGAAGCCCTTCCTCATAGTTGATTTGAAGCACCTGGTGTCTAATGAGAAGCTGGAGGACCTATTCAGAGCTTCCTTGAGGACATTTGTTGAATCTAGAGCAGGAATGTATCGCTTCTGCCCGACACCCGATTGCCAATCCATCTACCAAGTGGCAGCTCCAGATGCAGAGACCAAGCCTTTTGTCTGCGGGGCTTGCTATGTCGAGATCTGCACCAAGTGCCATCTCGAGTATCATCCTTTCATGTCCTGCGAGGCTTACAAGCAATACAAGGAAGACCCAGACGCGACGCTGCTTGAATGGCGCAGAGGGAAGGAGAATGTGAAGAACTGCCCTTCGTGTGGATACACGATCGAGAAATCTGAGGGTTGCAACCATGTCGAGTGCAGGTGCGGCAGCCACATTTGCTGGGCATGCTTGGCGAACTTCAGGAGCAGCGAGGAGTGTTATGGCCATCTCAGGTCTGCGCACCAATCCTTTGTGGACATTGTGTAG